A stretch of DNA from Vibrio gallaecicus:
AAAGCACCCGTTGTGTCGATCTGTGTTGCTAGATCGGCATATTGACCACGAGCAAACGACAGTAAAGCAGCTTCAAAGTCTAGAACTTTAGAAAGTTCAACATCTTGAAGGTATCCACGCTCTGCAGCGAAGATTACTAGAGCTTGGTCAAATACAGACATAGGAGCGTATTGCTTCTGCTTCATCAGTTCTGTAACTTTTTGACCGTGGTCTAGTTGCTTCTTAGTCGCTTCATCAAGATCCGAAGAGAACTGAGCAAATGCTGCAAGTTCACGGTATTGAGCTAGAGCAGTACGGATACCACCAGATAGCTTCTTGATGATTTTAGTCTGCGCCGAACCACCTACACGAGAAACTGAAATACCAGGGTCAACAGCTGGACGTACGCCCGCGTTGAATAGCTCAGTTTGTAGGAAGATCTGACCATCAGTAATCGAGATTACGTTCGTTGGTACGAATGCAGATACGTCACCAGCTTGCGTTTCAATGATAGGTAGAGCAGTTAAAGAACCAGTCTTGCCTGTCACTTCACCGTTAGTGAATTTTTCTACATATGCTTCGCTTACACGAGCAGCACGCTCTAGTAGACGAGAGTGAAGGTAGAAAACATCACCTGGGAACGCTTCACGACCTGGTGGACGCTTAAGTAGTAGCGAGATTTGACGGTAAGCGACAGCTTGCTTAGATAAATCATCATAAACAATCAGTGCATCTTCACCGCGATCACGGAAGTATTCGCCCATCGCACAACCAGCATATGGTGCAAGGTATTGCAGCGCTGCAGATTCAGAAGCAGATGCAACAACAACAACAGTGTTTGCTAGTGCGCCATGCTCTTCTAGTTTGCGAACTACGTTAGCAATAGTCGACGCTTTTTGGCCGATAGCTACGTAGATAGAGAAAATACCAGAATCTTTTTGGTTAATAATCGCATCGATCGCCATTGCTGTTTTACCAGTCTGACGGTCACCGATTACTAGTTCACGTTGACCACGACCGATAGGGATCATTGAGTCAACTGACTTGTAACCAGTTTGAACAGGTTGATCTACCGATTTACGGTCGATTACACCTGGTGCGATAATTTCTACAGGCGAAGTCAATTTAGCTTCGATTGGACCTTTACCATCAATTGGCTCACCTAGCGTGTTTACAACACGACCAAGCATTTCAGGACCTACTGGTACTTCAAGAATACGACCAGTACCTGTAACTTTCATGCCTTCCTGTAGGTCAGCATACGGGCCCATTACAACAGCACCAACCGAATCACGGTTCAAGTTTAGTGCTAGCGCGTAACGGCCACCCGGTAGTTCGATCATTTCACCTTGCATCACGTCCGCTAGGCCGTGGATGCTAAGGATGCCATCGCTTACAGAAACGATAGTACCTTCATTGCGAGCTTCACTAACAACGTCGAAAGATTCAATACGTTGTTTAATTAGATCGCTAATTTCAGTGGAATTAAGTTGCATGCTCCAATCCCCATTAAGACTGCAATGCATCGCTCAGGCGGTCTAAACGACTGCGCGCTGAGTTATCGATGACTAGGTCTCCGGCTCGAATAATAACTCCACTAAGTAGAGTCTCATCTATACTGCAATTCAGCTGAACTTTGCGCGCTAAGCGCTGTTCCAATTTGCTGCTGATCTCTGCGTGTTGCTCTTTTGAAAGTTCAACAGCTGAAGTAACTTCAACGTCGATTTCTTTCTCATGCTCTTGTTTAAGCAATAAGAACTGTTTACAAACATCAGGAAAAGCCATTAAACGGCCATTCTCTGCCATCACTTTAATCAAGTTCTGACCGAATTCATCAAATTGTTCGCCACAAATAACAATGAATACTTCCGCTAATTTTTCTGCAGTCATAGAACCGCTTAATAAATTATGAACATCATCATTTTGTGCCACTTCGGCAGCAAAAGTAAGCATTTGACCCCATTGGTCTAGCTCACCTTTCTCTACCGCAAAGTCAAAGGCTGCTTTAGCATAGGGGCGTGCGATTGTAGTCAAATCAGACATATACAGCCCCTTGCTTTAAAGTTTTGCAGTAATGTTGTTAAGAAGATCATCGTGTACATCTTTATCGATAGTACGTTCAAGGATTTTCTCAGCACCAGCTATAGCCAGAGTTGCGACTTGTTTGCGCAGGTCATCACGGGCACGTGTGCGCTCAGCTTCAAGTTCAGCTTCAGCTTGCGCTAAGATTTTCTGGCGTTCTGCCTGAGCTTCTTCGCGAGCTTCATCAATAATTTGAGCTTTACGTTTATTTGCCTGTTCAATAACCTCAGTTGCAGTGCGCTTCGCTTCCTTCATTTGCTCGGAAGCGTTGGCTTGTGCCAGGTTCAAGTCTTTCGCAGCGCGCTCAGCGGCTACAAGACCATCAGCAATTTTCTTCTGACGCTCTTCAATTGCTTGCATGATTGGTGGCCATACATATTTCATGCAGAACCAAACAAACAATGAAAAAGCAATTGCTTGACCTAACAGAGTTGCGTTCATATTCACAACAGCTACTCCTCGTTAAGAATCAACTACAAAAAATTAATTAACTATTAAGAGTTAATTAGCCTGCTAGTTGACCAACAAATGGGTTAGCAAACGTGAATAGTAGTGCGATTACGATACCGATCATTGGAACAGCATCCAGTAGACCAGCGATGATGAACATCTTAACTTGTAGCATTGGAGCCATTTCAGGTTGACGCGCAGCGCCTTCTAGGAATTTACCACCAAGAATAGCAAAACCAATTGCAGTACCTACGGCACAAAGACCAACAATGATAGCAACAGCGATTGCTGAAAAACTTAGTACAGTTTCCATTTACGTTCTCCGATTAACATTAATAGTTAGAATAAAGCTTAAAAATTTTTAGTGATCACTATCTTCATGGGCCATTGAGAGATAAACAATTGTCAACATCATGAAAACAAATGCTTGAATCAAAATAACCAAGATATGGAAGATAGCCCAAGGTAGTGCACCTACCCATTGTAAGTACCACGGTAGCATTGCCGCGATAAGAATAAACACCACCTCACCCGCAAACATATTACCAAATAAACGCATACCTAGAGATAGTGGTTTCGCTAATAACGAAATTACCTCAAGTACCAAGTTAAATGGAATCATGATTGGGTGATTAAATGGATGCAGTGCCAATTCTTTAGCAAACCCGCCTAAGCCTTTTACTTTGATGCTGTAGTAGATCATCAGAGCAAAAACACCCAAAGCCATTGCCATGGTTATATTTACATCAGCAGTAGGAACCACTTTAAGGTAAGGGATACCTAGCCAATGCTCTGCAGGATACGGTAAGAAATCGATAGGCACTAAGTCCATCAAGTTCATTATGATAATCCAGCAGAATATAGTCAGTGCTAGTGGAGCGATCAGAGGATTGCGACCATGGAAAGTTTCTTTAACGTTGTCACCAACGAATTCAACTACCATTTCAACAAAACACTGGAGCTTACCAGGAACACCTACTGTTG
This window harbors:
- the atpA gene encoding F0F1 ATP synthase subunit alpha; its protein translation is MQLNSTEISDLIKQRIESFDVVSEARNEGTIVSVSDGILSIHGLADVMQGEMIELPGGRYALALNLNRDSVGAVVMGPYADLQEGMKVTGTGRILEVPVGPEMLGRVVNTLGEPIDGKGPIEAKLTSPVEIIAPGVIDRKSVDQPVQTGYKSVDSMIPIGRGQRELVIGDRQTGKTAMAIDAIINQKDSGIFSIYVAIGQKASTIANVVRKLEEHGALANTVVVVASASESAALQYLAPYAGCAMGEYFRDRGEDALIVYDDLSKQAVAYRQISLLLKRPPGREAFPGDVFYLHSRLLERAARVSEAYVEKFTNGEVTGKTGSLTALPIIETQAGDVSAFVPTNVISITDGQIFLQTELFNAGVRPAVDPGISVSRVGGSAQTKIIKKLSGGIRTALAQYRELAAFAQFSSDLDEATKKQLDHGQKVTELMKQKQYAPMSVFDQALVIFAAERGYLQDVELSKVLDFEAALLSFARGQYADLATQIDTTGAFNKEIEAELKKLVDDFKATQTW
- the atpH gene encoding F0F1 ATP synthase subunit delta; translated protein: MSDLTTIARPYAKAAFDFAVEKGELDQWGQMLTFAAEVAQNDDVHNLLSGSMTAEKLAEVFIVICGEQFDEFGQNLIKVMAENGRLMAFPDVCKQFLLLKQEHEKEIDVEVTSAVELSKEQHAEISSKLEQRLARKVQLNCSIDETLLSGVIIRAGDLVIDNSARSRLDRLSDALQS
- the atpF gene encoding F0F1 ATP synthase subunit B, which encodes MNMNATLLGQAIAFSLFVWFCMKYVWPPIMQAIEERQKKIADGLVAAERAAKDLNLAQANASEQMKEAKRTATEVIEQANKRKAQIIDEAREEAQAERQKILAQAEAELEAERTRARDDLRKQVATLAIAGAEKILERTIDKDVHDDLLNNITAKL
- the atpE gene encoding F0F1 ATP synthase subunit C; this encodes METVLSFSAIAVAIIVGLCAVGTAIGFAILGGKFLEGAARQPEMAPMLQVKMFIIAGLLDAVPMIGIVIALLFTFANPFVGQLAG
- the atpB gene encoding F0F1 ATP synthase subunit A, translating into MAAPTASGYIEHHLQNLSLAKFGLVEETSFWNVHIDSLFFSVLTGAIFLWVFRSVAKKATVGVPGKLQCFVEMVVEFVGDNVKETFHGRNPLIAPLALTIFCWIIIMNLMDLVPIDFLPYPAEHWLGIPYLKVVPTADVNITMAMALGVFALMIYYSIKVKGLGGFAKELALHPFNHPIMIPFNLVLEVISLLAKPLSLGMRLFGNMFAGEVVFILIAAMLPWYLQWVGALPWAIFHILVILIQAFVFMMLTIVYLSMAHEDSDH